In one Rhizobium lentis genomic region, the following are encoded:
- a CDS encoding sugar phosphate isomerase/epimerase family protein — MKIGMCMFLWTTAVGRKHERLLRDIKDTGFDGVEIPIFSGTLDDYRHLGDLLDRIGLERTAVSAMGDPQMNLIAPDAATRRRGIDYVKWAIDCSDALGATMLSGPLHSTLGKFSGSGPSAAELKRSVSSQLAIGDHAAKHGVTIGLEALNRFECYLFNTMDDLAAHIDAVGHPNIRAMYDTFHSNIEETDPIGAFTRNSDRIVHVHISENDRGVPGRGNIPWAETFRALRASGYDGWLTIEAFGRALKELAAATKVWRDFFETPESVYREGYRHIRDGWRAAA; from the coding sequence ATGAAGATCGGCATGTGCATGTTCCTGTGGACGACAGCTGTCGGCCGGAAACACGAGAGACTGTTGCGCGACATCAAGGACACCGGTTTTGATGGGGTCGAGATCCCCATCTTTTCGGGCACACTCGATGACTACCGGCACCTGGGGGACTTGCTTGACCGGATCGGCCTGGAACGGACCGCAGTTTCCGCCATGGGCGACCCGCAGATGAACCTGATCGCTCCCGACGCGGCAACTCGCCGACGCGGAATTGATTATGTGAAATGGGCGATCGACTGCAGCGATGCGCTTGGCGCGACAATGCTGAGCGGGCCGCTGCATTCGACGCTCGGCAAATTTTCCGGAAGTGGGCCAAGCGCGGCAGAACTCAAGCGCTCGGTTTCCTCGCAGTTGGCGATCGGCGATCATGCAGCAAAGCACGGCGTCACTATCGGACTTGAGGCGCTCAACCGCTTCGAATGTTACCTGTTCAACACGATGGACGACCTTGCGGCCCATATCGATGCGGTCGGGCATCCGAATATCCGCGCCATGTACGACACATTCCACAGCAATATCGAAGAAACCGATCCTATCGGCGCTTTCACGCGCAATAGTGACCGCATCGTGCATGTCCACATTTCGGAGAACGACCGCGGCGTACCAGGGCGCGGCAACATTCCCTGGGCGGAGACGTTCAGGGCACTGCGCGCGAGTGGCTACGACGGATGGCTGACAATTGAAGCCTTTGGTCGGGCGCTCAAGGAGCTCGCTGCGGCGACAAAGGTCTGGCGCGACTTTTTCGAGACACCGGAATCGGTCTATCGCGAAGGCTACCGTCATATCCGCGACGGATGGCGGGCGGCGGCATAA
- the putA gene encoding trifunctional transcriptional regulator/proline dehydrogenase/L-glutamate gamma-semialdehyde dehydrogenase — MLNAAIDNTSSNSNGAPFSAFAPPIRPQSELRQAITAAYRRPETECLPPLVAAARVSEAKRYDIRSTARTLIEALRAKHKGTGVEGLVQEYSLSSQEGVALMCLAEALLRIPDTDTRDALIRDKVAEGNWTSHIGGGKSMFVNAATWGLVVTGKLTSTVNDRSLSAALTRLIARAGEPVIRRGVDMAMRMMGEQFVTGETIEEALKRARPLEARGFRYSYDMLGEAATTAADAERYFKDYEKAIHAIGKAAAGRGIYDGPGISIKLSALHPRYSRAQAGRVMDELLPKVQALAVLAKSYDIGLNIDAEEADRLELSLDLLEELCFVPELAGWNGLGFVVQAYGKRCPFVLDYIIDLARRSGRRIMVRLVKGAYWDAEIKRAQLDGLDDYPVYTRKIYTDVAYIACARKLLAAADAVFPQFATHNAQTLATIYHLAGTDFAVGKYEFQCLHGMGEPLYDEVVGKEKLDRPCRIYAPVGTHETLLAYLVRRLLENGANSSFVHRISDPNVSVEALIADPAETVAAMPVVGAPHVQIAAPKALYGSARVNSSGLDLSNEATLADLGQALVSTAGTPWHALPILADGSTDGVTRDVLNPADHSDVVGAVTEVKAEDAARVVAMAAEYAQQWAAVPPAERAACLDRAADIMQARIKVLMGIVMREAGKSAANAVGEVREAVDFLRYYADQARKTLGPSHLPLGPIVCISPWNFPLAIFTGQVAAALVAGNPVLAKPAGVTPIIASESVKILHDAGVPVGALQFVPGSGRLGAGMVGAQETAGVMFTGSTEVARMIQAQLAERLSATGKPIPLIAETGGQNGMIVDSSALAEQVVADVVTSAFDSAGQRCSALRVLCLQDDVADRTLAMLKGAFRELTIGRTDRLSVDVGPVINDGAKAEIDQHIEAMRAAGRKVEQLPLPESAAAGTFVPPTIIEIKSLSDLTKEVFGPVLHVVRFKRNGLDRLIDDINASGYGLTFGLHTRLDETIAHVTSRIKAGNLYVNRNIIGAVVGVQPFGGRGLSGTGPKAGGPLYIGRLVQRAPVPPQQDSVHTDLALRDYIVWLDKKGLTAEGEAARGYASRSALGLERELTGPVGERNLYALHPRGRILLVPQTESGLHRQIAAALSTGNHTVVDAGSISKSVLADLPATVASRVSWTSDWEKDGPFSGALVEGDRDRVLSVNRKIAALPGPLLLVQAATSEELARDPEAYCLNWLLEEVSTSINTAAAGGNASLMAIG; from the coding sequence ATGCTGAACGCAGCGATCGACAACACGTCATCCAATTCCAATGGCGCGCCGTTCTCGGCCTTTGCGCCGCCGATCCGGCCGCAGTCGGAGCTTCGCCAGGCGATTACGGCCGCTTATCGCCGCCCCGAAACCGAATGCCTGCCGCCGCTCGTTGCCGCCGCACGCGTCTCCGAGGCCAAGCGTTATGATATTCGCAGCACGGCCCGGACTCTGATCGAGGCGCTGCGCGCCAAACACAAGGGCACCGGCGTCGAAGGGCTGGTCCAGGAATATTCGCTTTCCAGCCAGGAAGGCGTGGCGCTGATGTGCCTTGCCGAAGCGCTGCTGCGCATTCCCGATACGGACACCCGCGACGCGCTGATCCGCGACAAGGTCGCCGAGGGCAACTGGACCTCGCATATCGGCGGCGGCAAATCCATGTTCGTCAACGCCGCCACCTGGGGTCTCGTCGTCACCGGCAAGCTCACCTCGACGGTCAATGACCGCAGCCTGTCGGCGGCGCTGACGCGGCTGATCGCGCGTGCCGGCGAACCGGTCATCCGCCGCGGCGTCGACATGGCGATGCGCATGATGGGCGAGCAGTTCGTCACCGGTGAAACGATCGAGGAGGCGCTGAAGCGCGCCCGGCCGCTCGAAGCCCGCGGCTTCCGCTATTCCTATGACATGCTGGGCGAGGCGGCGACGACCGCCGCCGACGCCGAACGCTATTTCAAGGATTATGAAAAGGCGATCCATGCCATCGGCAAGGCTGCGGCAGGGCGGGGAATCTATGACGGCCCTGGCATCTCGATCAAGCTTTCGGCCCTGCATCCTCGCTATAGCAGAGCGCAGGCCGGCCGGGTGATGGACGAACTGCTGCCGAAGGTCCAGGCGCTCGCCGTTCTCGCCAAGTCCTATGATATCGGTCTCAACATCGATGCCGAAGAGGCCGATCGGCTGGAGCTTTCGCTCGATCTCCTCGAAGAACTCTGCTTCGTCCCGGAACTTGCCGGCTGGAACGGGCTGGGCTTCGTCGTCCAAGCCTATGGCAAGCGCTGCCCATTCGTTCTCGACTACATCATCGATCTCGCGCGCCGCTCCGGGCGCCGGATCATGGTGCGTCTGGTCAAGGGCGCCTATTGGGATGCCGAGATCAAGCGGGCCCAGCTCGACGGTCTCGACGACTATCCGGTCTATACCCGCAAGATCTATACCGATGTCGCCTATATCGCCTGCGCTCGCAAGCTGCTGGCCGCCGCCGATGCCGTCTTCCCGCAATTCGCCACCCACAATGCGCAGACCCTCGCCACGATCTATCATCTGGCGGGTACCGATTTCGCGGTCGGCAAATATGAGTTCCAGTGCCTGCATGGCATGGGCGAACCGCTCTATGACGAGGTCGTCGGCAAGGAAAAGCTCGACCGGCCCTGCCGCATCTATGCACCCGTCGGGACGCATGAGACGCTGCTTGCCTATCTCGTCCGCCGCCTGCTTGAAAACGGCGCCAATTCCTCCTTCGTGCACCGCATCTCCGATCCGAATGTCTCGGTCGAGGCACTGATCGCCGATCCGGCCGAGACCGTCGCGGCCATGCCCGTCGTCGGCGCACCGCATGTGCAGATCGCAGCGCCGAAGGCTCTGTACGGCAGCGCCCGCGTCAACTCGAGTGGCCTTGATCTGTCGAATGAAGCGACGCTCGCGGACTTGGGGCAGGCGCTCGTCTCCACGGCTGGGACGCCATGGCATGCCCTTCCGATTCTCGCCGACGGCTCGACCGACGGAGTGACGCGCGATGTCCTCAATCCTGCGGATCACAGCGATGTCGTCGGCGCGGTCACCGAAGTGAAAGCCGAGGATGCCGCCCGCGTCGTTGCGATGGCCGCCGAATATGCGCAGCAATGGGCGGCCGTGCCGCCGGCTGAGCGCGCCGCCTGCCTCGACCGCGCAGCCGATATCATGCAGGCTCGCATCAAGGTGCTGATGGGCATCGTCATGCGTGAGGCCGGCAAATCCGCGGCCAACGCAGTCGGCGAAGTGCGCGAGGCGGTTGATTTCCTCCGCTATTACGCCGATCAGGCCCGCAAGACCCTTGGGCCGTCGCATCTGCCGCTCGGACCGATCGTCTGCATCAGTCCGTGGAACTTCCCGCTGGCGATCTTCACCGGCCAGGTTGCGGCAGCCCTGGTCGCCGGCAATCCTGTGCTGGCCAAACCCGCCGGCGTGACACCCATCATCGCCTCGGAGAGCGTCAAGATCCTCCACGACGCCGGCGTGCCGGTCGGCGCGCTGCAGTTCGTGCCCGGCAGCGGCCGCCTCGGCGCGGGCATGGTTGGCGCCCAGGAGACGGCAGGTGTCATGTTCACGGGCTCGACCGAGGTCGCGCGCATGATCCAGGCGCAGCTTGCCGAACGCCTGTCGGCGACCGGCAAGCCGATCCCGCTGATTGCCGAAACCGGCGGCCAGAACGGCATGATCGTCGACTCCTCGGCTTTGGCCGAACAGGTGGTGGCCGACGTCGTGACATCGGCCTTCGACAGCGCCGGCCAGCGCTGCTCGGCGCTGCGCGTCCTCTGCCTTCAGGACGATGTGGCCGACAGAACGCTCGCCATGCTGAAGGGCGCTTTCCGTGAGCTGACGATCGGCCGCACGGATCGCTTGAGTGTCGATGTCGGGCCTGTCATCAATGACGGTGCGAAGGCGGAGATCGACCAGCATATCGAAGCGATGCGGGCCGCCGGCCGCAAGGTGGAGCAGCTGCCGCTGCCGGAAAGTGCTGCGGCCGGGACATTCGTTCCGCCGACGATCATCGAAATCAAATCGCTCTCGGACCTGACGAAGGAGGTCTTCGGGCCGGTCCTGCATGTCGTCCGCTTCAAGAGAAACGGGCTCGACCGCCTGATCGACGACATCAACGCATCGGGTTACGGCCTGACATTCGGGCTTCACACCCGGCTCGACGAAACGATCGCCCATGTGACGAGCCGCATCAAGGCCGGCAACCTCTATGTCAACCGCAACATCATCGGCGCGGTCGTCGGCGTGCAGCCTTTCGGCGGCCGCGGCCTTTCGGGAACCGGTCCGAAGGCCGGCGGTCCGCTCTATATCGGCCGCTTGGTGCAGCGCGCGCCCGTGCCGCCGCAGCAGGATTCGGTGCATACCGACCTTGCCCTTCGCGATTACATCGTCTGGCTCGACAAGAAGGGCCTGACGGCGGAAGGGGAAGCGGCACGCGGATATGCGAGCCGCTCGGCGCTCGGGCTCGAACGCGAACTCACCGGCCCCGTCGGCGAGCGCAACCTCTATGCGCTCCATCCGCGCGGCCGTATCCTGCTCGTGCCACAGACCGAAAGCGGGCTGCATCGCCAGATCGCCGCAGCGCTCTCGACCGGCAACCACACCGTCGTGGATGCAGGGTCCATATCGAAGTCGGTGCTGGCAGACCTTCCCGCGACCGTCGCGAGCCGTGTCTCCTGGACCTCGGATTGGGAGAAAGACGGACCCTTCTCGGGTGCGCTCGTCGAAGGGGACCGCGACAGAGTTCTTTCGGTCAACCGGAAGATCGCCGCGCTGCCCGGCCCGCTTCTCTTGGTCCAGGCCGCGACGAGCGAGGAACTCGCGAGAGACCCGGAGGCCTATTGCCTCAACTGGCTGCTGGAAGAAGTGTCGACCTCGATCAATACAGCGGCTGCCGGCGGCAATGCGAGCCTGATGGCTATCGGCTGA
- a CDS encoding sugar phosphate isomerase/epimerase family protein, with amino-acid sequence MHLSTHNWMRAEPLAVTLKRIKKYGYESIEISGEPTQYDVKETRALLKEHGIRCWGAVTLTLGERNLAARDEGQRARSVDYVKSVITMISELEGEILTLVPATVGKVVPDGTEEEEWRWVVDATRECFAHAQKRGVRIAVEPLNRFETYFFNRAAQALALADAVSPECGVCLDAFHLNIEEEDIYEAIRLAGERLFDFHIADNNRFAAGLGHLDWPKIIGTLKEIGYDGAVTNEFVAPVDRTPATKYPEMVERNPVDIPPEQLKFIQDHGSSLLTEKFYDDQMRITAETILPLIKQ; translated from the coding sequence ATGCATCTTTCGACACACAACTGGATGCGGGCCGAACCGCTCGCGGTCACCCTGAAGCGCATCAAGAAATACGGCTACGAGAGCATCGAGATATCCGGCGAGCCGACACAATACGACGTGAAGGAGACTCGTGCGCTGCTGAAGGAGCATGGCATCCGCTGCTGGGGCGCGGTTACGCTGACGCTCGGCGAGCGAAATCTTGCCGCCAGGGATGAGGGACAGCGCGCCAGGTCAGTGGACTATGTCAAGAGCGTCATCACCATGATCAGCGAACTCGAGGGGGAGATCCTCACGCTCGTACCTGCGACGGTCGGCAAGGTGGTGCCGGATGGAACCGAGGAGGAAGAGTGGAGATGGGTGGTGGATGCCACCAGGGAGTGTTTTGCCCACGCTCAGAAGCGGGGCGTGCGCATTGCCGTCGAACCGCTCAACCGTTTCGAGACCTATTTTTTCAACCGCGCCGCCCAGGCGTTGGCGCTCGCCGACGCGGTCAGCCCCGAATGCGGGGTTTGTCTGGATGCCTTCCACCTGAATATCGAAGAGGAAGACATATATGAGGCGATCCGGCTCGCCGGAGAGCGCCTGTTCGATTTCCACATCGCCGATAACAATCGTTTCGCCGCCGGTCTCGGCCACCTCGATTGGCCGAAGATCATCGGTACGCTGAAGGAGATCGGTTACGACGGCGCGGTCACCAACGAGTTCGTCGCTCCGGTCGACCGGACGCCCGCCACCAAATATCCGGAGATGGTCGAGCGCAACCCTGTCGACATTCCTCCCGAGCAACTGAAATTTATCCAGGACCACGGCTCGAGCCTTCTCACCGAGAAATTCTATGACGATCAGATGCGGATCACCGCTGAGACAATCCTGCCGCTGATCAAACAATGA